The following DNA comes from Winogradskyella sp. PG-2.
GGATAGCTTACAGTTGTTCCAACAGTTAAAAAGAAGAATGTTGCAAGTAGACTATGCGTCTTATCAAGAAGTAAAAAACCAAGTATTGCCGCAAAATATTAGAATAATCGCACAAGATAATAGTGATGAGGTTGCAATTACTATGGAATTTAAATCAGTGTCTCTAAATAATGAGGTTCGTTTTCCGTTTAAGATTCCTAAAGGTTATGAAGAAATTATTATAAAGTAATGAGATCAAAACGTTTCTATACGACACTTATTTTTGGACTAATAATATCCTGCTCTACACTTATTGCGCAAAGTGATAAGCAAAAGGCATTAGAGGCAGAACTTCAACAAAAACGTAAAGAGCTTAAACAGCTTAATTCCTTATTATTCTCTAATAAGAAAGAAGAAAAATCGGTAATTACTCTTATTGAAGATATTAATTATAAGGTCAGTGTTAGAAAAAATTTGATTAGAATCTCAAATAAGCAAGCTAATTTATTAACAAGGGAAATTAATTCCAATCAAAAGGAGATTACTAGTCTCAGAACTCAACTTCAAGAATTAAAAGATGATTACGCAGCCATGCTTGTAAAATCATACAAAAGTAAATCCGAACAAAGTAAGATGATGTTTCTGCTGTCATCTAGTAATTTTTCACAAGCTTATAAAAGACTACAATACATAAAGCAGTATGCAAATTACCAAAAGGAACAAGGTGAAGCGATAAAAACGAAAACGAAGGAATTACAAGATTTAAACATTCAGCTTTCAAAACAAAAAGAAACCAAGAAAAAGTTGATCGAAGAAAACCGAATTGAAAAAAGAAAGCTAGATAAAGAGTTAAAAGATCGTGAGGTTCTAATGGCATCTATTAAGGCTGATATGAGGAAGTTTTCTGCTCAAATTAAAAAGAAGAAGCAAGAGGTTGATCGCTTAGATAAAGAAATTAACCGAATGATTAGAAATGCAATTGCTGCCTCTAATAAAAAAGCAGGTAAAAAATCATCTTCTGGTAAGTTTGTATTAACGCCAGAGGCTAAAAAGCTAGCCTCTAATTTTGAAGCTAATAAAGGAAAGTTGGGTTGGCCAGTATCTCGAGGTGTTATTAAAGGAAAATTTGGGAAACGACGTTCATTAACAGACAAGTCAGTAACCCAAAATTATAAGAGTATTTACATTGCTACAGAGAAGAACTCTGACGTTAAAGCTGTTTTTAATGGTGTGGTATCCGAAATTCACATCATGAAACGTGGTAATCCAACTATATTGGTTAGACATGGTAATTATTTTAGTGTTTACATGAACCTTTCAGAAGTAAGAGTGAAGAAAGGTGATAAAATAACTACAGGACAAGTTATTGGAAAAGTCTTCACAAATAAAATTAAAGGTGAAACTCTACTTGGTTTTAGAATTTATAAAAATGACCAAGTTCTTAACCCTGAATATTGGATAGCTAAGTATTGATTAAACTCTAACAAAAACATAGCCTCTTCTTGTCTTTCTATAATGTTTCCCATTAAAGAAATAGTAACGTTTACCTTTTACTCTAACAACTTTATATTGCCTTGGTAATTTTTTAACAACTGTTACTGAAGTGGGTTCCTTCACTACAACACGACTTGCACAAGATGTAAAACTTAGAGCAAAAACTAAAACTAGGGTATAAACTAGATATCTCATCATAAATAAATTTGGTTCTATGATAAGACCTAACAATTTTAGAAAGGTTTAATCGAAAGTGTTATTCAGAGCTTAGGGAAGTTATCTACTACTCAAAAAGTGCTTTTAGTTCAGTAGCATCATCCGGTTTCATCTTTCCTGCTAAAAGTAAGCTTAGTTGCTTACGTCTTAGCGCAGCATCAAAGCGAAGTTTTTCTAATTCAGTTTCAGGCACAAGCTCAGGCACTTTAACGGGTCTTCCGGTTTCATCAACCGCAACAAAGGTATAAATAGCCTCATTTGCTTTTACACACTCACCAGACTCTCTGTCTTCAATCCAAACATCCATATAAACCTCCATAGATGAGGTGAATGCTCTCGACACTTTAGCTTCAATCATAACAACACTACCTAAAGGTACAGATCGGTTAAATGCCACATGATTAACAGAAGCAGTAACAACAATTCGTCTTGAGTGACGTCTTGCCGATATACTTGCTGCACGATCCATACGAGCGAGTAATTCACCACCAAATAAATTATTGATAGGATTAGTTTCACTTGGTAAAACTAAATCGGTAACTATGGTTTTTGACTGAAAAGCAGTTCGTGATTGCATAAATTCTTTAAATTATGCGCAAAGATAAGATGCTTTGACGAAATAAAAGGATAAGAAAAGGTTAATCTAGCTTCTTAATTAAAAGCCAAGCATCACGATTATGCTCACTACGAATTTTGTAAAGTTCTCGTTGCGCATCTGCCCTATTTTCAAAACTTGCATAAACCACTTCGTGTAGACCATAACGGTTAGTGCCAATTTTTCTGGCCTTATAGCCTTTAGCCTTTAATTGACTTACTTTTTTATCGGAATTAGATTCAACTCTAAAAGCACCAGCAACAATATGATAATTACCACTTTGTTTATCGATAGATAATGTTGCAGCAGGTAATGGATTACTA
Coding sequences within:
- a CDS encoding acyl-CoA thioesterase, whose protein sequence is MQSRTAFQSKTIVTDLVLPSETNPINNLFGGELLARMDRAASISARRHSRRIVVTASVNHVAFNRSVPLGSVVMIEAKVSRAFTSSMEVYMDVWIEDRESGECVKANEAIYTFVAVDETGRPVKVPELVPETELEKLRFDAALRRKQLSLLLAGKMKPDDATELKALFE
- a CDS encoding murein hydrolase activator EnvC family protein, with translation MRSKRFYTTLIFGLIISCSTLIAQSDKQKALEAELQQKRKELKQLNSLLFSNKKEEKSVITLIEDINYKVSVRKNLIRISNKQANLLTREINSNQKEITSLRTQLQELKDDYAAMLVKSYKSKSEQSKMMFLLSSSNFSQAYKRLQYIKQYANYQKEQGEAIKTKTKELQDLNIQLSKQKETKKKLIEENRIEKRKLDKELKDREVLMASIKADMRKFSAQIKKKKQEVDRLDKEINRMIRNAIAASNKKAGKKSSSGKFVLTPEAKKLASNFEANKGKLGWPVSRGVIKGKFGKRRSLTDKSVTQNYKSIYIATEKNSDVKAVFNGVVSEIHIMKRGNPTILVRHGNYFSVYMNLSEVRVKKGDKITTGQVIGKVFTNKIKGETLLGFRIYKNDQVLNPEYWIAKY
- a CDS encoding DUF6515 family protein, with amino-acid sequence MMRYLVYTLVLVFALSFTSCASRVVVKEPTSVTVVKKLPRQYKVVRVKGKRYYFFNGKHYRKTRRGYVFVRV